The following proteins are co-located in the Colletotrichum lupini chromosome 4, complete sequence genome:
- a CDS encoding myb family transcription factor, whose protein sequence is MAPTRERRWWTSQEDDILKREVQGKSTNPISPLVTRAAKSNKDLHLPVRQGGSVQNWNDIAMSLPGRTNKDCRKRWAKIQVDIRKGAWTQEEDERLQKAVVQLGCKLVHPTLPYYPFLGWSQVGAMVQSRNADQCAKRWQHVLGPDVKHCSWTPEEDKKLLDAMGKFGNNWKQIGLTELPDRSTHDLRNRQVEKSLILGRRSRHAQANDSNSSSRSLPETHDEEMASSSPDVNDEDESCEGDGDDGFDEGSECEMTDSSGNQKHQLVMDMSLLSEEPVEATELGPTSTIIPDYRHSDTFLAVPALELPGTTFDMFDPSCIGTSDHSSGNSAIQTPDSDWMSWLNSLENDTSVSLESRPSWWDEGPTDQSYFHDSSYGSFDVNTAGISDTIHISRARKRVKGEASPRASLGSVTRAENPSKDNGQMGLVTLSLDQVDPIIANEIIGSVMKHSAGLKINCTVNNHP, encoded by the exons ATGGCTCCTACCAGAGAAAGAAGATGGTGGACGAGCCAAGAAGATGACATACTCAAACGAGAGGTGCAGGGAAAAAGTACCAACCCCATCTCCCCCCTTGTTACGCGTGCTGCCAAATCTAACAAAGATCTCCATCTCCCAGTGCGCCAAGGCGGGAGCGTCCAAAACTGGAACGACATCGCCATGTCATTACCGGGCCGTACCAACAAGGACTGCCGCAAGCGGTGGGCAAAGATCCAAGTCGATATTCGAAAAGGTGCTTGGAcacaagaagaagacgagaGGTTGCAGAAGGCCGTGGTGCAACTCGGGTGCAAGTTGGTTCACCCCACGCTTCCCTACTACCCATTTCTTGG ATGGTCACAAGTAGGGGCCATGGTTCAAAGTAGAAATGCCGACC AATGCGCGAAACGTTGGCAACATGTATTGGGACCCGACGTTAAGCATTGTTCATGGACCCCCGAGGAGGACAAGAAGTTGTTGGACGCGATGGGCAAGTTTGGAAACAACTGGAAGCAGATTGGTCTTACCGAGCTGCCGGATCGTTCCACCCACGATCTACGCAACAGGCAAGTCGAAAA GAGTCTCATTCTCGGCCGCAGAAGTCGACATGCACAAGCTAATGACTCGAATTCCTCTTCACGGTCATTACCGGAGACCCATGACGAGGAAATGGCCAGCAGTAGTCCTGACGTTAATGATGAGGACGAGAGTTGCGAGGGTGACGGTGACGACGGATTTGATGAAGGTTCCGAGTGCGAAATGACCGACTCAAGCGGAAATCAGAAGCATCAGCTCGTGATGGACATGAGTCTCCTGTCCGAAGAACCAGTGGAGGCAACAGAACTCGGGCCCACGTCTACGATCATACCAGACTACCGTCACTCAGACACATTCTTGGCAGTACCCGCTCTGGAGTTGCCAGGTACTACTTTCGACATGTTCGACCCGAGCTGCATAGGCACCTCAGATCACTCATCGGGGAATTCGGCTATTCAAACTCCGGATAGCGATTGGATGTCTTGGCTCAATTCGCTTGAGAATGACACCTCAGTTTCGCTGGAATCCCGGCCCTCATGGTGGGATGAAGGTCCCACTGATCAAAGTTACTTTCATGACTCCAGCTATGGAAGTTTTGATGTCAACACGGCTGGTATTTCGGATACTATTCATATCTCAAGAGCAAGGAAACGTGTCAAAGGCGAGGCTTCTCCAAGAGCTTCTCTCGGGTCAGTGACTCGCGCTGAGAACCCATCGAAGGACAATGGACAGATGGGTCTTGTCACTTTGTCTCTGGACCAAGTAGACCCGATAATCGCCAACGAGATAATAGGAAGCGTCATGAAGCACAGCGCTGGTCTCAAGATCAACTGTACCGTCAATAATCACCCATAA
- a CDS encoding short-chain dehydrogenase, with amino-acid sequence MVMLRLTAEQYRKLPILVDESSCVGKTYVITGGNSGLGLETARHLVASSAATVVLAVRNLSAGETAKADIEKSTGRKGVVQVRHLDLSTYAAVQTFAKQISQELDRIDGFVCNAGIMIDQWETFEGVESSIFVNVVNTLFLGALMMPKLSESARKFSIEPTLVFIVSVLGYTVKAEMDKSRNGSVFDGLNDEKRANMDSRYALTKLVEEFAVRQFAAQFPVNRTGVVITMVAPGLCTTGLGRDARTFTKIMHEAVRAMMARTAEVGSRTILHGLVVGAEGHGKLLSGCKIKEFWVPDWVSNDEGQRLQKATWKELVAKLEQVQPGCISQIS; translated from the exons ATGGTGATGCTCCGGTTGACTGCAGAGCAGTACAGGAAGCTCCCCATCCTGGTGGACGAGTCCTCCTGCGTGGGAAAAACCTATGTCATCACCGGAGGCAACTCCGGCTTGGGCCTGGAGACTGCGCGACACCTCGTCGCTTCTTCCGCCGCGACAGTTGTCCTGGCAGTGAGGAATCTTAGCGCTGGAGAAACAGCTAAGGCAGATATCGAGAAGTCGACGGGACGCAAGGGCGTCGTACAG GTGCGGCATCTGGATTTATCAACCTATGCTGCCGTTCAAACCTTTGCCAAGCAGATCTCACAGGAGTTGGACAGGATTGACGGCTTCGTCTGCAATGCCGGCATCATGATCGACCAGTGGGAGACTTTCGAAGGCGTCGAGAGCAGTATCTTCGTCAATGTCGTCAACACGTTGTTCCTTGGAGCCTTGATGATGCCCAAGCTGAGCGAAAGCGCTCGCAAGTTCAGTATCGAGCCAACGCTCGTCTTCATTGTGAGCGTGTTGGGATACACCGTCAAGGCGGAGATGGACAAGAGTCGCAATGGGAGCGTCTTTGACGGACTCAACGACGAAAAACGCGCAAACATGGACTCAAG GTACGCTCTCACAAAGCTCGTCGAGGAATTTGCTGTTCGTCAATTTGCGGCCCAGTTTCCCGTAAACCGCACGGGCGTGGTCATTACTATGGTTGCCCCTGGTCTCTGCACCACCGGATTGGGACGTGATGCGAGGACATTTACCAAGATCATGCATGAGGCGGTCCGGGCTATGATGGCCCGCACAGCGGAAGTGGGCAGTCGCACCATCCTGCACGGCCTGGTAGTTGGCGCGGAGGGTCATGGAAAGCTTCTTTCAGGCTGCAAGATCAAGGAGTTCTGGGTGCCAGACTGGGTTAGTAACGATGAGGGCCAGCGCTTGCAGAAGGCGACATGGAAGGAACTCGTTGCCAAGCTGGAGCAGGTGCAGCCTGGGTGTATTTCTCAGATTTCGTAG
- a CDS encoding aromatic prenyltransferase, whose translation MMPGLTTQTLVQSEKPEKPLVVWQSLKKCLPPAENKDVEFWWNLTGYHLAVMIDAAGYSTQLQYETLLFHYHWIVPRLGPAPHPDGTAVFKSLVAYDGSPFEYSWKWNTTSGEPDIRYSWEAINNSSGTAADPLNHDPTLDYMEKVPSALSGVDFSWYRHFLAELYNPDRSVYAKELEDGEPPATTLMHAVEYNKKASFGLKSYFLPRKLFQGGDPATLGEWDAAIKKLNPDGKHPGRDALMHFLANSPEGRLMKPNVMGMDNVTPSKSRLKMYFTSRHTCFNSVREVITMGGLRDVSEASLQDLRSLILAILGLPEDYPEDAEFAPASASGDKKWDDFDALCEGFTYFFDIAPSSGTPDVKFYLPTRKYGPDDLTIARNLIAWLRERGRGAYCNEYLAMLEKLAVHRGLENGKGMHAYISYQCTDKGEPDIKSYISPELYHKARYLSA comes from the exons ATGATGCCTGGACTTACAACCCAAACCTTAGTCCAATCTGAGAAGCCTGAGAAGCCACTCGTGGTTTGGCAGTCACTCAAGAAATGTCTTCCGCCAGCGGAAAACAAGGATGTTGAATTTTGGTGGAATCTCACTGGGTATCATCTCGCAGTTATGATCGACGCGGCAGGTTACTCTACCCAGCTACAATATGAGACCCTTCTCTTCCACTATCACTGGATT GTCCCTAGACTGGGCCCAGCGCCTCACCCTGATGGCACTGCGGTCTTCAAGTCTCTGGTCGCTTACGACGGCTCGCCATTTGAGTACTCGTGGAAATGGAACACCACGTCCGGCGAACCCGACATCCGCTACTCCTGGGAGGCGATCAACAACTCCTCAGGAACCGCCGCTGACCCTCTGAACCATGATCCCACGCTCGACTATATGGAGAAAGTGCCAAGCGCCCTCTCGGGCGTCGACTTCTCATGGTACCGCCACTTCCTGGCAGAGCTGTACAACCCAGACAGGTCCGTCTATGCCAAGGAGCTGGAGGACGGCGAGCCGCCAGCGACGACTCTGATGCACGCCGTTGAGTACAATAAGAAAGCCAGCTTCGGGCTCAAGTCGTACTTCCTCCCGCGGAAGCTCTTCCAGGGCGGTGACCCCGCGACGCTAGGGGAATGGGACGCCGCGATCAAGAAGTTAAATCCGGATGGCAAGCACCCGGGCAGAGACGCCCTGATGCACTTCCTGGCCAACAGCCCTGAGGGCCGCCTCATGAAGCCCAACGTCATGGGCATGGATAACGTAACGCCGTCCAAATCGCGCCTCAAGATGTACTTCACTTCGCGCCACACCTGCTTCAACTCGGTCCGGGAGGTCATTACCATGGGTGGACTCCGCGACGTCTCCGAGGCCAGCCTGCAGGACCTGCGCTCCCTCATCCTCGCCATCCTCGGCCTGCCCGAGGACTACCCTGAGGACGCCGAGTTCGCTCCGGCGTCCGCGAGCGGCGACAAAAAGTGGGACGACTTTGATGCGCTGTGTGAGGGCTTCACATACTTCTTCGACATTGCACCCTCGAGCGGCACGCCCGACGTAAAGTTCTACCTGCCCACGCGTAAATACGGCCCCGACGACCTGACGATTGCGAGGAACCTGATCGCGTGGCTCCGGGAGCGTGGCCGTGGAGCCTACTGCAACGAGTATCTCGCCATGCTAGAGAAGCTCGCCGTCCACCGCGGGCTGGAGAACGGTAAGGGCATGCACGCGTACATCAGCTACCAGTGCACCGACAAGGGTGAGCCGGATATCAAGTCTTATATTTCTCCCGAGTTGTATCATAAAGCGAGGTACCTCTCCGCCTAG